A stretch of Cicer arietinum cultivar CDC Frontier isolate Library 1 chromosome 5, Cicar.CDCFrontier_v2.0, whole genome shotgun sequence DNA encodes these proteins:
- the LOC101499690 gene encoding varicose-related protein — protein sequence MASPNQPPPFDMHSFFNPPNPNLNPNPNPNPNNISSQFPPSAPSPPPPSSSSSYPPPTGPFTPTPFPHHNNNNNYPFDHHHFPIQHRSLSDYGVVNSVNSPLVAPSAAAITAANAAAAALIRLPSSKVPKGRHLVGDHVMYDVDARLPGEMQPQLEVAPITKYGSDPNPVLGRQIAVNKSYICYGLKQGNIRVLNIHTAVRSLLRGHTQRVTDLAFFAEDVHLLASVGTDGRVYVWKISEGPDDEDKPQITANIVIAIQIIGEEKVEHPQICWHCHKQEILIVGMGKHVLRIDTTKVGNGEAFMAEDPPKCPLDKLIDGVQLVGSHDGEVTDLSMCQWMTNRLVSASQDGTIKIWEDRKTQPLAILRPHDGHPVFSATFFTAPHQPDHIVLITAGPQNREVKLWVSASEEGWLLPSDTESWKCTQTLELKSSAKPSLKDAFFNQVAALPHAGLLLLANAQRNAIYAVHLGYGPNPESTRMDYIAEFTVTMPILSFTGTSDILPHREHIVQVYCVQTQAIQQYALDLAQCLPPPLENVGLDKSDSSVSRDAITAEGFTSLDSAAGRTSEMSLPTSAPRTIMQASSIESGLVARYPLSSGHIEAPISKEISSSNIEAKPVTLAPSSSDADIACIPSPPLPLSPRLSRKLSDFRSPQSNYSDHVGDQAVNDYSVDRQMDSIQRNLSDQFNNDSKKDEKKIKQDDISSVLNPSVMFKQPTHLVTPSEITKASSSSETNMIDRMSEVETKIQDVVDVGNTEVEVKVVGETRPNESDEFGRQGPQQNPVSDGKEKFFCSQASDLGIEMARECGAIGGESYITEESGQVDSTGADSLAQPSNAGEDGFQDLAKDVHDKVSDSSTSMIVPPSSAPNSKGKRQKGKNSQPSGPSSPSPSACNSTDLSIEPNGISNLPSTENGFPQIIAMQDSLNQLLTMQKEMQKQMTMMVAVPVTKEGRRLEAALGRSMEKAVKSNADALWARIQEENAKNEKLLRDRIQHVTGLITNFMNKDLPAILEKTVKKEMASVGQAVGRSISPAIEKIISSTIVESFQRGVGDKAVNQLDKSVNLKLEATVARQIQAQFQTTAKQALQEALKSSFETTVIPAFEMSCKAMFEQVDSTFQKGMAEHSTAVQQRLESGPTSLAMTLRDSINSASSVTQTLSREVLEGQRKLMALATSRSNSGTLSTLPIQLNNGPLLHEKVEAPVDPTKELARLISERKYEEAFIAALHRSDASIVSWLCSQVDLHGLLSMVPLPLSQGVVLSLLQQLACDINNDMSRKIAWMTDVATAIIPSDPMITMHVRPIFEQVYQILSHQRSLPTMTGADLSSIRLLLHVINSMLTTCK from the exons ATGGCTTCTCCCAATCAACCACCACCTTTCGATATGCACTCGTTCTTCAATCCTCCTAACCCCAATCtcaaccctaaccctaaccctaaccctaacaaCATTTCTTCTCAATTCCCTCCATCTGCTccttcaccaccaccaccttcttcttcctcctctTACCCTCCACCCACCGGTCCTTTCACCCCAACACCTTTCCCTCAccacaacaacaataacaattatCCCTTCGATCACCACCATTTCCCAATTCAACACCGTTCCCTT TCCGATTACGGCGTCGTTAATTCTGTCAATTCCCCATTAGTTGCCCCCTCAGCGGCTGCTATTACGGCCGCGAATGCAGCCGCCGCGGCGTTGATTCGGTTGCCGAGTAGTAAGGTTCCTAAAGGAAGACACTTGGTTGGTGATCATGTTATGTATGACGTGGATGCTAGGTTGCCTGGTGAAATGCAGCCTCAACTTGAGGTTGCACCTATTACCAAATATGGGTCGGATCCTAATCCGGTTTTGGGTCGACAGATTGCCGTGAATAAGTCTTATATATGTTATGGGTTGAAACAGGGGAATATTAGAGTGCTTAATATTCACACTGCAGTTAGATCTTTGCTTAGAGGCCACACTCAG AGAGTCACAGACTTGGCGTTCTTTGCTGAAGATGTTCATCTTCTGGCTAG tGTTGGCACAGATGGCCGTGTCTATGTGTGGAAAATTTCTGAAGGTCCAGATGATGAAGATAAGCCTCAAATCACTGCCAATATTGTTATTGCTATTCAAATAATAGGAGAGGAGAAAGTTGAACATCCTCAAATTTGCTGGCACTGCCACAAACAA GAGATTTTAATAGTTGGTATGGGAAAACATGTTCTGAGAATTGACACAACAAAAGTTGGAAATGGTGAAGCCTTCATGGCAGAAGATCCTCCAAAATGTCCTCTAGACAAGCTCATTGATGGGGTTCAGCTTGTAGGATCACATGATGGGGAGGTCACTGATTTGTCAATGTGCCAATGGAtgacaaatcgattggtatCTGCATCACAGGATGGCAcg ATAAAGATATGGGAAGACCGGAAGACACAACCGCTTGCTATTTTGAGACCACATGATGGGCATCCTGTTTTTTCAGCTACATTTTTTACTGCTCCCCACCAGCCTGATCATATTGTCCTTATCACAGCT GGGCCACAAAATCGGGAAGTGAAGCTGTGGGTCTCAGCAAGTGAAGAAGGTTGGCTGCTCCCAAGCGATACTGAATCTTGGAAATGCACTCAGACATTGGAGTTGAAGAGTTCCGCGAAGCCATCTCTTAAGGATGCATTCTTTAATCAAGTTGCAGCATTGCCTCATGCAGGTCTGCTTTTACTTGCAAATGCCCAGAGGAATGCTATATATGCTGTTCACTTAGGATATGGTCCTAATCCTGAATCAACTCGCATGGATTATATAGCCGAGTTTACTGTGACCATGCCCATTCTAAGTTTTACTGGAACAAGTGATATTTTGCCTCATCGTGAACATATTGTTCAGGTTTATTGTGTTCAGACACAGGCTATTCAGCAGTATGCTCTGGATTTAGCACAATGCTTGCCTCCGCCATTGGAAAATGTGGGACTAGATAAGTCTGATTCCAGTGTTTCCCGAGATGCAATTACTGCTGAAGGATTCACCTCTTTAGACTCAGCTGCAGGTAGAACATCTGAGATGTCTTTACCCACTTCTGCTCCCAGAACAATAATGCAAGCTAGTAGCATCGAGAGTGGTCTTGTGGCAAGATACCCTTTAAGCTCTGGTCATATTGAGGCACCTATTTCTAAAGAAATCAGCAGTTCAAATATTGAAGCTAAACCTGTTACATTGGCTCCTTCTAGTAGTGATGCTGATATTGCTTGTATTCCTTCTCCACCTCTTCCTTTGAGCCCAAGGTTGTCCAGGAAGCTTTCTGATTTTAGGAGTCCACAATCTAACTACAGCGATCATGTTGGGGACCAAGCTGTTAATGATTATTCAGTTGACAGACAAATGGATTCCATTCAGAGGAACTTGTCCGACCAATTCAATAATGATTCAAAGAAGGatgaaaagaaaatcaaacaggATGACATTTCTAGTGTACTTAACCCTTCTGTCATGTTTAAGCAACCAACTCATCTGGTTACTCCATCTGAGATCACAAAAGCCAGTTCCTCCTCTGAGACTAATATGATTGATAGAATGAGTGAGGTAGAAACCAAGATCCAGGATGTGGTTGATGTGGGTAATACTGAAGTAGAAGTGAAAGTGGTAGGTGAGACAAGGCCTAATGAAAGCGATGAATTTGGCAGGCAGGGGCCACAACAAAACCCAGTTTCTGATGGCAAAGAAAAATTCTTTTGCTCTCAGGCTTCTGATCTTGGTATTGAGATGGCCCGAGAATGTGGTGCGATAGGTGGGGAGTCTTACATTACAGAGGAATCTGGACAAGTTGATTCAACTGGTGCGGACTCACTGGCCCAGCCTTCTAATGCTGGCGAGGATGGATTCCAAGACTTGGCAAAAGATGTCCATGACAAGGTTTCCGACTCATCTACATCAATGATAGTACCACCGTCATCTGCACCTAACTCAAAAGGGAAGAGACAAAAGGGGAAAAATTCTCAACCATCAGGTCCATCTTCTCCATCTCCAAGTGCATGCAACTCAACCGATTTGTCCATTGAACCAAATGGAATTTCAAACCTCCCATCTACTGAAAATGGTTTTCCTCAAATTATTGCAATGCAAGATTCACTCAATCAG TTATTGACAATGCAAAAGGAGATGCAGAAACAAATGACGATGATGGTTGCAGTTCCAGTGACAAAAGAGGGTAGAAGGCTTGAGGCCGCCTTAGGGAGAAGCATGGAAAAAGCTGTGAAGTCCAATGCTGATGCTTTATGGGCTAGAATTCAAGAAGAGAATGCAAAAAATGAAAAGTTGTTGCGAGACCGTATCCAGCATGTTACAGGTTTAATTACGAACTTCATGAACAAGGATCTTCCAGCAATATTGGAGAAAACTGTAAAGAAGGAAATGGCTTCAGTTGGGCAAGCTGTAGGTCGTTCAATATCTCCTGCTATTGAGAAAATAATATCCTCTACTATAGTTGAATCCTTCCAG AGAGGAGTGGGCGACAAGGCAGTGAATCAACTTGATAAATCAGTTAATTTAAAACTTGAAGCTACCGTAGCTAGGCAAATCCAAGCACAGTTTCAGACAACTGCCAAACAGGCTCTTCAG GAAGCGCTCAAATCCAGTTTTGAAACAACAGTGATTCCTGCATTTGAGATGTCCTGCAAAGCCATGTTTGAGCAAGTGGATTCTACATTCCAAAAAGGCATGGCTGAACATTCAACTGCAGTGCAGCAACGCCTAGAATCTGGGCCTACTTCATTGGCAATGACTCTAAGG GATTCCATTAATTCGGCATCATCAGTTACTCAAACCTTGAGTAGAGAAGTTCTCGAAGGTCAGAGAAAGCTAATGGCACTTGCAACCTCAAGATCAAACTCAGGCACATTGAGTACTCTTCCCATCCAACTGAACAATGGTCCTTTACTTCATGAAAAG GTTGAGGCACCAGTAGATCCCACAAAGGAGTTAGCAAGGTTGATTTCTGAACGGAAATATGAGGAGGCGTTTATTGCAGCACTACATAGAAGTGATGCATCTATTGTATCTTGGTTGTGTTCTCAG GTTGATTTACACGGACTTCTTTCAATGGTTCCTCTTCCTTTAAGCCAAGGTGTAGTGCTTTCACTTCTGCAACAGTTGGCGTGTGATATCAACAACGACATGTCCCGAAAGATCGCATGGATGACTGACGTGGCTACTGCCATAATTCCCTCGGATCCCATGATAACAATGCACGTGCGACCCATCTTCGAACAAGTGTATCAGATACTGAGTCATCAACGTAGCTTACCTACAATGACTGGAGCTGATCTCTCAAGTATCCGTCTTTTATTGCATGTCATCAACTCTATGCTTACGACATGTAAATGA
- the LOC101492095 gene encoding chaperone protein dnaJ 11, chloroplastic-like translates to MTATLSLTVLPSVRPFRFADDCSTSVRFHRKLSSVCANRRRVSIRAVAAVVDTRRPATSLYEVLRLKPGASMTEIKSAYRSLAKVYHPDTAARRLPECDDGDFIEIRNAYETLSDPSARAIYDMSLMAAHGGRNRRFTAPATQKRYSGYYTSRRWETDQCW, encoded by the coding sequence ATGACGGCAACACTCAGCCTCACCGTTCTTCCCTCCGTCAGGCCATTTCGCTTCGCCGACGACTGCTCCACTTCCGTCAGGTTTCACCGTAAGCTGAGTTCTGTTTGCGCAAATCGGCGCCGTGTTTCAATCAGAGCCGTTGCGGCGGTAGTCGATACGCGGCGGCCGGCGACGAGTCTCTACGAGGTACTACGACTGAAACCAGGCGCATCTATGACGGAAATTAAATCAGCGTACCGGAGTCTAGCGAAGGTTTACCATCCCGATACGGCGGCGCGGCGGTTGCCGGAGTGTGACGACGGAGACTTCATTGAGATACGCAACGCTTACGAGACTTTGTCTGATCCATCGGCGAGAGCGATTTACGATATGTCACTGATGGCGGCGCACGGCGGAAGGAACCGTCGGTTTACAGCGCCGGCGACGCAGAAACGGTATTCGGGATATTATACGAGCAGGAGATGGGAAACGGACCAATGCTGGTAG